One Flavobacteriales bacterium genomic region harbors:
- a CDS encoding O-methyltransferase, giving the protein MIDQLLNQYLEQNVEKEPQILKDLWRTTHIKCLYPNMLSGHVQGRFLKWITQLKNAKDILEIGTYTGYSTLCFAEGMAIDGSIDTIDINEETMEIAKEYAIKAGVEHQINFFTGDAMEIIPNLDKKYDLVFIDADKERYREYVDLVFPFLNKNALILVDNVLWYGKVYSESEGDLKTQKIKEFNILAQEDERFTSFLLPLRDGVYMMMKK; this is encoded by the coding sequence ATGATAGACCAATTGCTCAACCAATATCTAGAACAAAATGTAGAAAAGGAACCGCAAATTCTCAAAGATTTGTGGAGAACTACTCATATAAAATGTCTTTATCCCAATATGCTTTCTGGGCATGTTCAAGGGCGATTTCTGAAATGGATTACTCAGCTAAAAAATGCTAAAGATATCCTAGAAATAGGAACATACACGGGGTATTCAACACTTTGTTTTGCAGAAGGAATGGCAATAGATGGTTCTATAGATACCATAGATATCAATGAGGAAACTATGGAAATTGCTAAAGAATATGCAATAAAAGCAGGAGTGGAGCATCAAATAAATTTTTTTACAGGTGATGCCATGGAAATTATCCCTAATCTGGATAAAAAATATGACCTTGTTTTCATAGATGCCGACAAAGAACGCTACCGAGAATATGTAGATTTAGTATTTCCATTTCTAAATAAAAATGCCCTGATTCTTGTTGACAATGTTTTGTGGTATGGTAAAGTTTATTCAGAAAGTGAAGGAGATCTAAAAACGCAAAAAATTAAAGAATTTAACATTTTGGCTCAAGAAGATGAACGCTTTACATCTTTTTTACTTCCTTTGAGAGATGGCGTGTATATGATGATGAAGAAATAA
- the pbpC gene encoding penicillin-binding protein 1C, with protein MRSILEKVKKHPKTSLVLLVLGMFFYFSLPSKLFPEDYSTVIYAKNGELLSAHVAKDQQWRFPLSDSIPKKFKHCIIQFEDAYFEYHLGFNPISIFKALKENYTAGKVVRGGSTISQQVIRLSRKNPKRTVLEKVGELFLSLRLELGYSKDEILRLYSAHAPFGGNVVGLEAASWRYFNTNSNNLSWAQSATLAVLPNAPSLIFPGKNQKKLLKKRNRLLKKLLDEGIIDQVTFETALLEPLPQKPHYLNQHGLQLKEFLSKEGFYGKTNYTTIDFGLQKKCESILDFYHRKFKENQIFNGAILVVNTHKKEVVAYIGNTKTSSDNHVFVDNIQAPRSSGSVLKPFLYGALFDEGKLLPQQLIKDIPTQLSSFTPQNFDGKYDGLVPASEALSRSLNIPAVRQLNRYGVRKFRSLLHDFHFTTIQKPARHYGISLVLGGAEVSLWELTQAYTNLASILNDYQKNPEQNSPSYFYPISVLKQKKTPLSQDPAISPQAIYHTLKALHGVKRPRHEQDWNLYESATKISWKTGTSFGFRDAWSIGYNGKYAVGVWIGNSDGEGRPNLTGINAAAPVMFKVFKQLKSGKKPQLPISDFETKNFCKKTGFIANEFCEKQKKKIACSVEFQRPCPYHTQVFLDSLSQYRVNSSCYDVHAMKKDTVWSLPPLVEWFYKKKNPMIKTPMPYLQICEKETRKKIDFVYPKAHIKTFYRTKDYYEKHAPLIFQVAYQGENKPLFWHLDDQFIQKTEIEHSVLLTPDAGMHRLSISDESGNRISKDFEVILTKK; from the coding sequence GTGAGAAGCATTCTAGAAAAAGTAAAAAAACACCCAAAAACATCCTTAGTACTATTGGTATTAGGGATGTTTTTCTATTTCTCTTTGCCCTCAAAACTTTTTCCAGAAGATTATTCTACAGTTATTTATGCCAAAAACGGCGAACTCCTTTCGGCTCATGTTGCAAAGGATCAACAATGGCGTTTTCCGCTTTCTGATTCCATTCCCAAAAAATTCAAACATTGTATTATCCAGTTTGAAGATGCTTATTTTGAATATCATCTTGGTTTTAATCCTATTTCAATTTTTAAAGCTTTAAAAGAGAACTATACCGCAGGAAAAGTAGTGAGAGGTGGCTCTACAATTTCTCAACAAGTGATACGTTTGAGCAGAAAAAACCCAAAAAGAACCGTTTTAGAAAAAGTCGGGGAATTGTTTCTCTCTCTTAGATTAGAACTCGGGTATTCTAAGGATGAAATACTTAGATTATATAGTGCACATGCCCCTTTTGGCGGAAATGTGGTAGGGCTTGAAGCGGCTTCTTGGAGGTATTTTAATACCAATTCAAATAATTTATCATGGGCTCAGTCTGCAACTCTTGCAGTGCTACCCAATGCTCCAAGTCTTATTTTCCCCGGGAAAAATCAGAAAAAACTTCTCAAAAAAAGAAATCGATTACTAAAAAAACTTCTTGATGAAGGAATCATTGATCAAGTTACTTTTGAAACGGCTTTACTAGAACCGCTCCCTCAAAAACCGCATTATTTAAACCAACATGGACTTCAACTAAAAGAATTTTTATCAAAAGAAGGCTTTTATGGAAAAACCAATTACACTACAATTGATTTTGGTTTGCAAAAAAAATGCGAATCTATTTTAGATTTTTATCATCGAAAATTCAAGGAAAATCAAATTTTCAATGGTGCAATTCTGGTTGTCAACACGCATAAAAAAGAAGTTGTAGCCTATATTGGAAACACAAAAACGAGCTCAGATAATCATGTTTTTGTAGATAATATTCAAGCTCCAAGGAGTTCTGGGAGTGTTTTAAAACCATTTCTATACGGGGCACTATTTGATGAAGGAAAACTCTTACCTCAGCAGCTCATAAAAGACATTCCCACACAATTATCAAGTTTTACCCCTCAGAACTTTGATGGTAAATATGATGGATTAGTCCCTGCATCAGAGGCGCTTTCCAGAAGTTTAAATATCCCAGCGGTGAGACAATTAAATAGGTATGGAGTAAGAAAATTTCGTAGTTTATTACATGATTTTCATTTTACTACCATACAGAAGCCTGCCAGACATTATGGAATTTCATTAGTTCTTGGTGGTGCCGAAGTTTCGCTTTGGGAACTCACACAAGCCTACACTAATTTAGCAAGTATCTTAAATGACTATCAGAAAAACCCTGAACAAAATTCTCCCTCATATTTCTACCCTATTTCTGTCTTAAAACAGAAAAAAACACCTTTATCACAAGATCCTGCCATTTCACCACAAGCCATTTATCATACCCTGAAAGCTCTGCATGGCGTGAAAAGACCTCGGCATGAGCAAGATTGGAATCTTTACGAAAGTGCCACAAAAATTTCTTGGAAAACAGGTACTAGTTTTGGTTTTAGAGATGCTTGGTCTATTGGTTATAATGGAAAATATGCTGTAGGTGTTTGGATTGGAAATTCTGATGGAGAAGGAAGACCGAATCTAACAGGAATAAATGCTGCTGCCCCTGTGATGTTTAAAGTATTTAAACAGCTAAAAAGTGGAAAAAAGCCTCAACTTCCCATATCTGATTTTGAGACCAAAAACTTCTGTAAAAAAACAGGATTTATTGCCAATGAATTTTGTGAAAAACAAAAGAAAAAAATCGCTTGTTCTGTAGAATTCCAAAGACCTTGCCCCTATCATACCCAAGTTTTTTTAGATAGCTTATCGCAATACCGTGTAAACAGCAGCTGTTATGATGTTCACGCTATGAAAAAAGATACCGTTTGGTCTTTGCCTCCGCTAGTGGAGTGGTTTTACAAAAAGAAAAATCCGATGATTAAAACGCCCATGCCTTATTTGCAAATCTGCGAAAAGGAAACTCGTAAAAAAATCGATTTTGTATATCCAAAAGCACATATTAAAACTTTTTACAGAACAAAAGATTATTACGAAAAACACGCTCCATTAATTTTTCAGGTAGCTTACCAAGGGGAAAATAAACCATTATTTTGGCATCTTGATGATCAATTTATTCAAAAAACTGAAATAGAACATAGTGTTCTTCTCACACCTGATGCTGGCATGCATAGACTCAGTATTTCAGATGAATCGGGAAATAGAATCAGTAAGGACTTTGAGGTTATTTTAACAAAGAAATAG
- a CDS encoding MG2 domain-containing protein, with protein sequence MFIKKKSLAILLISFLFVNIFHSCKKKETAQEIQSNYHLEYFSGDGLSVHEPFLAQFDFEILQDTLSKIDLLDHCQIKPKIAGKWYFSDSKTIAFKPETHFDFAKQYEVKIKLKGLHSQFGNNQKDFETSFKTRELSFRVNYKETQSYNKKYQYVLGKVEFSDAVKNSEAQKIIEAQIENQSIAIKWIGHKDLSNKYHEFKLDSLTRTDADQKVKISWDGNAINVEEKGNLEVVIFAKNVFKAVSARIENKESNAILVNFSEKLKKNQNLSGLIKLGRIKFTTKTEGNNLFIYPKGLISNNIHLTINKNIKNIDGVALKKTFKQTIQFNPEQPQIRIKNNGNILTSINQSMIYFEAISLKKVDIQIIKIPNENMLQFFQDNSYAGTSRIKYVGNPVVKKTIDISTNNFTWTTHAIDLNKMTRLDENALYRVEFFIRPEYNQICDIEAKDFKTRFDQEDYNSPTESSHWDMYDDYYYAHYKWRERNDPCKLSYYLKRRNALTSKNIYKSDIGITAKKGTNDLKVVLLNIIDNSAIGNAEVKIYNFQKKLIAISRTDANGIARFDEIKSHISFVEAISGHDKNYLRLMDGRSLSLSRFDVGGMSEKGNLKGFIYLNRGVRRPGDKIEVNFVLQENKNDLPKGTPITFEFYDPKGKLISRKTQGKLATNHYHQTFSTNIEDITGNWMVKTTVGNAVFSKNVKVETIKPNRLKIALDLPKKLNSDDQNKTINGQVKWLHGAIANNLQVHSELTFSRKKLNIKGFNAYHFENEYRTFNARKYPIFQGKSGNDGKFAFTLNLKNHYNFPGMMRGHLSSRAYEKGGDFSMSMSSFDYSPFKQYVGILIPKGDKSRNMLLTDKKHTLEFALATENGKAVANKNIEIKIYKVNWKWWWEKRADNFVSYASGNALNPKFKKIIKTNSKGIAQMPFEIKYPEWGRYLVVAKDLSAKNGHIATKTLNIDWPGWAGKSKKLDPTFASILNFTTDKEKYQTGETAQLTVPSAEGGKLIVSIEKGKEILDIQMHPTVAGKTQVNIPIRSDFSPNVYLNVSLVYPQENKKSDLPIRLFGVKPISVYNPATALNPVIDMQDEIKPEEEFELEIAEQDGKEMNYTIAVVDDGILDLTNFRTPNPWNHFYSKEALGVKSWDVYDDIIGAYTGKLNQVFAVGGDGSAGAANNKKAKRFKPVSIHLGPFNLKAGEKQKHKIKMPRYIGSVRTMVVATNTAKKAYGKSNKTVTVKKPLMVLSSAPRKFVKGDIFKLPVTVFAMKSSVKKVKVSLKTNDFIEIVGESSKTIKFSKEGDQIVEFDCKVKSKTGNAKIEIFAKSGRHKAQEKISIYTDNPNKKLVKTSSITLAANESKEIPIEYFGEDGTNRVGLEFSSIPPLNLGKRLDYLIRYPYGCLEQTTSNSFPQLFLEHIKELTNGQKVNIQNHMKKAINKIARMQKDNGSLGYWSSNSYYNTWSNIYAGHFMLTAEKKGYQLPYSFRDKYLSFLYNTISNKEDIRLSKAYALYVLAFADKPNVSAMNKMREQNHFNDLSLAWLALAYQEIGQEKIAKSILSRVQISDWNSYSTHTYGSSLRNKAILLLANKKLKNNSQATSLAKEISDQLVSNKWYSTQTTAFSLMALAEFASAENSSMKFEYRLDGNPLATVNTKTKIYSVDSKNAKKVTLKNLNNGPLYIQKKLEGIPVLGNEIALSNKLSINTYPLDENNKVIDLTKVKQGTTFSFKIIVKNNDKNKVENIALTQLFPSGWEILPSYKINSFFDGQADFVDTRDDRVNAFFSLKAGQSKTFKIRLNASYKGTYYFSGTHAEAMYDNSYSAKKKGYFVSVIGNE encoded by the coding sequence ATGTTTATCAAGAAGAAATCTCTCGCAATATTGCTCATAAGCTTCTTATTTGTCAATATTTTCCATTCTTGTAAAAAAAAGGAAACAGCTCAGGAAATTCAGTCTAATTATCACCTTGAATACTTCTCTGGTGACGGACTCTCTGTTCACGAACCTTTCTTAGCTCAATTTGATTTCGAAATCCTTCAAGATACACTCTCAAAAATTGATTTATTAGACCATTGTCAAATAAAACCCAAAATAGCAGGAAAATGGTACTTTTCAGATTCTAAAACGATTGCCTTTAAACCCGAAACTCATTTTGATTTTGCAAAGCAATATGAGGTGAAAATTAAACTCAAAGGGCTACATAGTCAATTTGGAAATAACCAAAAAGATTTTGAGACGAGCTTTAAAACTCGGGAACTCTCTTTTAGAGTGAACTACAAAGAGACACAGTCTTATAATAAGAAATACCAATACGTTCTGGGAAAAGTAGAATTCTCTGATGCTGTAAAAAATTCAGAAGCTCAAAAAATCATTGAGGCTCAAATTGAAAATCAATCAATTGCGATAAAATGGATTGGACATAAAGACTTATCAAATAAATATCATGAATTCAAACTTGATAGTTTAACAAGAACAGATGCCGATCAAAAGGTGAAAATATCTTGGGATGGAAACGCCATAAACGTAGAAGAAAAAGGTAATTTGGAAGTCGTTATTTTTGCCAAAAATGTTTTCAAAGCCGTATCTGCAAGAATTGAAAACAAAGAGTCAAATGCCATTTTGGTTAACTTTTCAGAAAAACTCAAGAAAAATCAAAATTTATCAGGACTTATCAAATTAGGAAGAATAAAATTTACTACTAAAACTGAAGGAAACAACCTATTTATTTATCCAAAAGGATTGATTTCCAATAATATTCACCTAACAATCAATAAAAACATCAAGAACATTGATGGTGTTGCTCTCAAAAAAACATTCAAACAAACTATCCAATTTAATCCTGAACAACCTCAGATCAGAATTAAAAACAACGGAAATATTCTCACGAGTATTAACCAAAGTATGATTTATTTTGAAGCAATAAGCTTAAAAAAGGTTGATATTCAAATCATCAAGATTCCTAATGAAAATATGCTACAATTTTTTCAAGATAATTCTTATGCAGGAACATCAAGAATAAAATATGTAGGAAACCCTGTTGTGAAAAAAACAATTGATATCTCTACCAATAATTTCACATGGACAACTCACGCTATTGATCTGAACAAAATGACACGATTAGACGAAAATGCGCTATATCGTGTAGAATTTTTTATTCGCCCAGAATACAACCAGATTTGCGATATAGAAGCTAAAGATTTTAAAACGAGGTTTGATCAAGAAGATTACAACAGTCCAACTGAAAGTTCTCATTGGGATATGTATGATGACTACTATTATGCACATTATAAATGGAGAGAAAGAAACGACCCTTGTAAATTATCTTATTATTTAAAAAGAAGAAATGCCTTAACATCAAAAAATATCTACAAATCGGATATTGGAATTACTGCAAAAAAAGGGACGAATGACCTCAAAGTAGTTTTACTCAACATCATTGACAATTCTGCCATTGGAAATGCCGAAGTGAAAATTTATAATTTTCAGAAAAAACTGATTGCTATCTCTAGAACTGATGCTAATGGAATTGCAAGATTTGACGAGATCAAGTCTCATATTTCTTTTGTAGAAGCTATTTCTGGTCATGATAAAAATTACCTAAGACTGATGGATGGTAGATCGCTTTCATTAAGCCGTTTTGATGTAGGTGGAATGTCTGAAAAAGGAAATCTAAAAGGATTTATTTACCTAAACAGAGGTGTGAGAAGACCTGGAGATAAAATTGAAGTAAATTTTGTACTACAAGAGAACAAAAATGATTTACCAAAAGGAACGCCAATAACTTTTGAATTCTATGATCCTAAAGGAAAATTGATTAGCAGAAAAACTCAAGGGAAACTAGCAACAAACCACTACCACCAAACGTTTTCAACAAATATAGAAGACATTACAGGAAACTGGATGGTAAAAACCACAGTAGGAAATGCGGTATTTAGTAAGAATGTGAAAGTTGAAACTATTAAACCAAATCGTTTAAAAATCGCTTTAGATTTACCTAAAAAACTGAATTCTGATGACCAAAACAAAACGATAAACGGACAAGTAAAATGGCTTCATGGAGCAATTGCAAACAATCTACAAGTACATTCTGAACTCACTTTTTCTAGGAAAAAATTGAATATAAAAGGTTTTAATGCATATCACTTTGAGAATGAATACAGGACCTTTAATGCTCGTAAGTACCCAATTTTTCAAGGCAAGAGTGGAAACGATGGGAAATTTGCTTTTACTTTGAATTTAAAAAATCACTATAATTTTCCAGGAATGATGCGTGGGCACCTTTCTTCAAGGGCTTACGAAAAAGGAGGAGATTTTAGTATGAGCATGAGTAGTTTTGACTACTCGCCATTTAAACAATATGTAGGTATTTTGATTCCTAAAGGAGACAAAAGCAGAAATATGCTACTTACAGACAAAAAACATACCTTAGAATTTGCATTGGCAACAGAGAATGGAAAAGCAGTTGCTAATAAGAATATTGAAATAAAAATCTATAAAGTAAACTGGAAATGGTGGTGGGAAAAAAGAGCCGATAATTTCGTTTCTTATGCTTCTGGAAATGCATTGAATCCAAAATTCAAGAAAATAATAAAAACAAACTCAAAGGGAATTGCACAAATGCCTTTTGAAATTAAGTATCCAGAATGGGGAAGATACTTAGTAGTTGCAAAAGATCTTTCTGCTAAAAATGGACATATTGCCACAAAAACACTGAATATAGATTGGCCAGGATGGGCGGGAAAAAGTAAAAAACTAGATCCTACCTTTGCCTCTATCCTAAACTTTACGACAGACAAAGAAAAGTATCAAACAGGAGAAACTGCTCAACTTACTGTACCAAGTGCCGAAGGAGGAAAACTTATCGTTTCTATAGAAAAAGGAAAAGAGATTTTGGATATCCAGATGCACCCAACAGTAGCGGGGAAAACTCAAGTAAATATTCCTATCCGTTCAGATTTTAGTCCGAATGTGTATTTGAATGTATCTTTGGTGTATCCCCAAGAAAATAAAAAATCGGATTTACCCATAAGACTCTTTGGTGTTAAACCAATTTCTGTTTATAACCCAGCTACGGCACTCAATCCTGTGATTGATATGCAAGATGAAATAAAACCCGAAGAAGAATTTGAACTAGAGATTGCAGAACAAGACGGCAAAGAAATGAATTACACCATTGCGGTAGTAGATGACGGAATCCTAGATCTTACGAACTTTCGAACACCAAACCCTTGGAATCATTTCTATTCTAAAGAAGCACTTGGAGTAAAATCTTGGGATGTTTATGACGATATTATCGGTGCTTATACAGGGAAACTTAATCAAGTATTTGCGGTGGGTGGAGATGGCTCTGCTGGGGCAGCAAATAACAAAAAAGCAAAACGTTTTAAACCTGTGAGTATCCATCTTGGGCCTTTTAACTTGAAAGCTGGCGAAAAGCAAAAACACAAAATAAAAATGCCACGCTATATTGGTTCTGTACGCACCATGGTGGTTGCTACAAATACTGCAAAAAAGGCTTATGGAAAAAGTAACAAAACAGTAACCGTTAAAAAACCTTTAATGGTATTGAGCTCAGCTCCAAGAAAATTTGTAAAAGGCGATATTTTCAAACTCCCTGTTACTGTTTTTGCCATGAAATCTTCTGTAAAAAAGGTAAAGGTTTCTCTTAAAACTAATGACTTTATTGAAATTGTGGGTGAATCATCAAAGACAATTAAATTCAGTAAAGAAGGAGATCAAATTGTAGAATTTGACTGTAAAGTAAAAAGTAAAACTGGGAATGCCAAAATAGAAATTTTCGCAAAAAGCGGAAGGCATAAAGCTCAAGAAAAGATTAGTATCTACACAGATAATCCGAACAAAAAATTAGTAAAAACTTCTTCTATTACACTTGCAGCAAATGAAAGCAAGGAAATCCCAATTGAATATTTTGGGGAAGATGGTACAAATCGTGTAGGACTAGAATTCTCCAGTATTCCGCCTTTAAACTTAGGAAAAAGACTCGATTATTTGATTCGATATCCTTATGGATGCTTAGAACAAACTACTTCTAACTCCTTCCCTCAACTTTTCTTGGAACACATTAAAGAATTGACCAATGGGCAAAAAGTGAATATCCAAAATCACATGAAAAAAGCCATTAATAAAATTGCGAGAATGCAAAAAGACAATGGTAGCTTAGGGTATTGGTCTTCAAATAGCTATTATAATACATGGTCAAATATCTATGCTGGACATTTTATGCTTACCGCTGAGAAAAAAGGATATCAACTCCCTTATTCTTTTAGAGATAAATATCTTTCTTTCTTGTATAACACCATTTCTAACAAAGAAGATATACGACTCTCAAAAGCCTATGCTTTATATGTGCTTGCATTTGCCGATAAACCAAATGTATCAGCAATGAATAAGATGAGAGAACAGAATCATTTTAATGATTTATCTTTAGCTTGGCTTGCTTTGGCATATCAAGAAATTGGGCAAGAAAAAATTGCTAAAAGCATTCTTTCGAGAGTACAAATTTCTGATTGGAATAGCTATTCTACACATACTTACGGGTCTTCATTAAGAAATAAAGCCATTCTATTACTGGCTAATAAAAAACTAAAAAACAATTCTCAAGCAACAAGTTTAGCAAAAGAGATTTCAGATCAATTGGTGTCAAACAAATGGTATAGTACACAAACAACAGCCTTTAGTTTAATGGCTCTTGCAGAATTTGCTTCTGCAGAAAATTCTTCTATGAAATTTGAATACCGCCTTGATGGAAACCCACTTGCTACCGTAAACACGAAAACGAAAATTTATTCTGTAGATAGCAAAAATGCCAAAAAAGTCACACTAAAAAACCTCAATAACGGACCTCTTTATATTCAGAAAAAGCTTGAAGGAATCCCTGTTTTAGGAAATGAAATTGCGCTCTCCAACAAACTAAGCATAAACACTTATCCGCTTGATGAAAACAATAAAGTAATTGATCTGACAAAAGTAAAACAAGGAACTACTTTCTCATTTAAAATCATTGTAAAAAACAACGACAAAAATAAAGTAGAGAATATTGCTCTTACTCAATTGTTCCCTTCGGGATGGGAAATTTTACCGAGCTATAAGATCAATTCTTTTTTTGACGGTCAAGCCGATTTTGTGGATACTCGGGATGATCGTGTAAATGCCTTTTTTAGTCTGAAAGCAGGACAGAGTAAAACATTTAAAATCCGTTTGAATGCTTCCTATAAAGGGACTTATTATTTCTCGGGAACTCATGCAGAAGCGATGTATGATAACTCCTATTCGGCCAAGAAAAAGGGCTATTTTGTTTCTGTAATAGGAAATGAATAA
- a CDS encoding dicarboxylate/amino acid:cation symporter, producing the protein MGKKLALHWQILIGMVLGIAFGFLMSNLSWGKEFIQDWIAPLGQIFVNLLKMIAVPLIVASLIKGISDLKDISKFKKIGGRTILIYIGTTVVAICIGLVLVNVLEPGAGISEETIAKLTESYASDSTIQKRISTATQQKDVPALQFLVDMVPSNIFTAMGNNKLMLQVIFFTIFIGISMLLVKEEQAKPLKNFFDSMNEVVLKMVDLIMITAPIAVFALLAKVIVTADDPEILMRLLAYAGVVVLGLILMVIFYLILISVVAKKSPFWFLSKISPAQLLAFSTSSSAATLPVTMERVEEHVGVDKEVSSFVLPVGATINMDGTSLYQAVAAVFIMQVLWPEGLVFSNQLTIILTALLASIGSAAVPGAGMVMLVIVLDSIGFPADKLPIALALIFAVDRPLDMLRTTINVTGDATVSTIVAKSVGKLHNPVEKKWDDHYEGKV; encoded by the coding sequence ATGGGAAAAAAGCTTGCATTACACTGGCAAATACTTATCGGAATGGTATTAGGAATTGCCTTCGGTTTTTTGATGTCTAATCTTTCTTGGGGAAAAGAATTTATTCAGGATTGGATAGCTCCTTTAGGGCAAATTTTTGTGAATTTGCTTAAAATGATAGCTGTACCGTTAATTGTTGCTTCTTTAATTAAAGGAATATCGGATCTTAAAGATATTTCTAAGTTTAAAAAAATAGGAGGGAGAACCATTCTTATTTATATTGGAACCACTGTTGTTGCTATTTGTATAGGTTTGGTACTTGTAAATGTTTTAGAACCTGGAGCTGGTATTTCTGAGGAAACTATAGCAAAACTCACGGAGTCTTATGCGAGTGATTCTACTATCCAAAAAAGAATTTCTACTGCTACCCAACAGAAAGATGTACCAGCACTTCAGTTTTTGGTAGACATGGTACCTAGTAATATTTTTACCGCAATGGGAAATAATAAACTCATGTTGCAGGTCATATTTTTCACTATTTTTATTGGTATTTCTATGCTTTTGGTAAAAGAGGAGCAAGCAAAACCTCTCAAGAACTTTTTCGACTCAATGAATGAAGTGGTTCTAAAAATGGTTGATTTAATTATGATTACCGCACCTATTGCAGTCTTTGCTTTATTGGCAAAAGTAATTGTAACTGCCGATGATCCCGAAATATTGATGAGATTATTGGCTTATGCAGGTGTTGTTGTTTTAGGATTAATCCTTATGGTGATTTTCTATTTGATTTTGATATCGGTTGTGGCAAAGAAATCTCCTTTTTGGTTTTTATCAAAGATAAGTCCTGCACAGTTATTAGCTTTTTCTACAAGTTCTAGTGCAGCCACACTTCCTGTAACTATGGAACGAGTAGAAGAACACGTGGGTGTGGATAAAGAAGTTTCTAGTTTTGTACTTCCTGTTGGTGCAACAATCAATATGGATGGAACGAGTCTTTATCAGGCTGTTGCTGCTGTGTTTATTATGCAAGTACTTTGGCCAGAAGGTTTGGTTTTTTCTAACCAACTTACGATTATTCTTACAGCACTTTTGGCTTCAATTGGGTCTGCAGCTGTTCCTGGAGCAGGTATGGTAATGCTGGTGATTGTTTTAGATTCTATAGGTTTTCCAGCAGATAAATTACCGATTGCTTTAGCACTCATATTTGCTGTTGACAGACCTTTGGATATGCTCAGAACAACTATTAACGTAACAGGAGATGCTACTGTTTCTACTATTGTTGCAAAATCTGTTGGAAAACTTCATAATCCTGTTGAGAAAA